In Flavobacterium lacustre, a genomic segment contains:
- a CDS encoding BrxA/BrxB family bacilliredoxin — protein sequence MYPEEMVKPMRAELSDAGFQELHTAEAVENAIKSTGTTLVVVNSVCGCAARNARPGAKLSLEGAKKPDHLITVFAGVDKEAVDAARGFMFPFPPSSPSIALFKDGELVHMLERHHIEGRPAELIAENLQDAFNEYC from the coding sequence ATGTATCCAGAAGAAATGGTAAAACCGATGCGTGCTGAATTATCAGATGCAGGTTTTCAAGAATTACATACAGCTGAAGCAGTTGAAAACGCAATAAAATCTACAGGTACAACACTTGTAGTAGTAAATTCGGTTTGTGGTTGTGCAGCAAGAAATGCACGTCCGGGAGCAAAATTGAGCTTAGAAGGTGCTAAAAAACCAGATCATTTAATCACCGTTTTTGCAGGTGTAGATAAAGAAGCTGTAGATGCTGCAAGAGGATTTATGTTTCCTTTTCCTCCGTCATCACCAAGTATTGCTTTGTTCAAAGACGGCGAATTGGTTCACATGTTAGAGCGTCACCACATTGAAGGTCGCCCAGCTGAATTAATCGCTGAGAACTTACAAGATGCTTTCAACGAATACTGCTAG
- a CDS encoding lycopene cyclase family protein has protein sequence MILTQKQAFDYIFTGTGLSALMTVYKMVLSGKFNDKTILLLDENTKKSNDRTWCFWKETETIWDDAIAKTWDSALFANQDLKRDLNLNPYQYNMIQGLDFYNQVFGLLSKQKNITFINQKAVAIEESKTIIIVQTETETFTCNKLFNSIYNAIKVENQTKYPVLQQHFIGWFIKSEEAVFNPEQATFMDFSVEQKGNTRFMYVLPTSKTEALLEYTLFSHTLLAKEEYESEIKNYIQKLGISKYEIIEKEQGSIPMTCYPFWKNNTKSVLNIGTSGGWTKASTGYTFKNSDKKSTELVSFLQRETNFTQFHKKTKFWFYDLLFLGVLDRNNELGTVIFTSLFKAGNPSLIFKFLDEDTSFREDLQVILKCPKLPFIKAVFRQIFLK, from the coding sequence ATGATTTTAACACAAAAACAGGCTTTCGATTACATTTTCACCGGCACGGGATTATCCGCTTTGATGACCGTTTATAAAATGGTTTTATCCGGAAAATTTAACGACAAAACCATTTTGTTATTGGATGAAAACACCAAAAAATCCAATGACAGAACTTGGTGTTTTTGGAAAGAAACTGAAACGATTTGGGATGATGCAATTGCTAAAACGTGGGATTCTGCCTTATTTGCAAACCAAGATTTGAAACGAGATTTAAATTTAAATCCGTATCAATACAACATGATTCAGGGATTGGATTTTTACAATCAGGTTTTTGGTTTGCTTTCTAAACAAAAAAATATCACTTTCATAAATCAAAAAGCAGTAGCAATTGAGGAATCGAAAACCATAATTATAGTACAAACCGAAACCGAAACATTCACTTGCAACAAATTATTCAACAGCATTTACAATGCAATCAAAGTAGAAAACCAGACTAAATATCCCGTTTTACAACAGCATTTTATTGGTTGGTTTATCAAAAGTGAAGAAGCGGTTTTCAATCCCGAGCAGGCTACTTTCATGGATTTTTCGGTAGAACAGAAAGGAAATACGCGCTTTATGTACGTTTTACCAACATCAAAAACCGAAGCATTATTAGAATATACCTTGTTTTCTCATACACTTTTAGCCAAAGAGGAATATGAATCCGAAATCAAGAATTACATTCAAAAACTAGGGATTTCAAAATATGAAATCATCGAAAAAGAACAAGGCAGCATTCCGATGACCTGTTATCCATTTTGGAAAAATAATACAAAAAGTGTCTTAAATATTGGCACTTCGGGAGGTTGGACAAAAGCAAGCACCGGCTATACTTTCAAGAATTCAGACAAAAAATCTACCGAATTAGTTTCTTTCCTGCAAAGAGAAACCAACTTTACTCAATTTCATAAGAAGACTAAATTTTGGTTTTACGACCTCTTATTTTTAGGCGTTTTGGACCGAAATAATGAATTAGGAACTGTCATTTTCACTTCACTTTTCAAAGCTGGAAATCCGAGCTTAATTTTTAAATTCTTAGATGAAGACACTTCCTTTCGCGAGGACCTTCAAGTGATTTTAAAGTGTCCTAAATTACCTTTTATCAAAGCTGTTTTTCGTCAGATTTTTTTAAAATAA
- a CDS encoding transporter — protein MKNKFLFIPFFLLFENICQAQELPSIQTDRPDQTECPFITPKGYFQLENGFSYEVKTKNSSEITAPTILTKYGINDHFEFRLITEYSIESENSKNISGISPMAIGFKTKLWQEKGIIPTTSLIGHLHFPKIASAVLKTNYYAPAFRFTMQHTLTKKQTLSYNLGAEWDGITAEPAFIYTLTTGYSFSEKISGYVEFYGFIPQINKPDHRFDAGLNYLFNPNHQLDLSGGFGLSATSPDYFVSLGYSFRFKI, from the coding sequence ATGAAAAATAAATTTCTGTTTATTCCGTTTTTTTTACTGTTTGAAAATATATGTCAAGCACAAGAATTACCGTCCATTCAGACCGACAGACCCGATCAGACGGAATGCCCGTTTATAACTCCAAAAGGATATTTTCAGTTAGAAAACGGATTTTCTTATGAAGTAAAAACAAAAAATTCAAGTGAAATAACTGCACCAACAATTTTGACAAAATATGGAATTAACGATCATTTTGAATTTCGCTTGATTACAGAATATAGCATCGAGTCCGAAAATTCAAAAAACATTTCGGGAATAAGCCCAATGGCTATTGGCTTTAAAACCAAACTTTGGCAGGAAAAAGGAATCATCCCGACCACGTCATTAATAGGTCATTTACACTTTCCGAAAATAGCTTCTGCCGTATTAAAAACGAATTATTATGCCCCGGCATTCCGATTCACCATGCAACATACTTTAACCAAAAAACAAACTTTAAGTTATAATCTTGGTGCCGAATGGGACGGAATAACTGCTGAACCCGCATTTATTTACACTTTAACCACTGGGTATTCTTTCTCTGAAAAAATAAGTGGTTATGTTGAATTTTACGGTTTTATTCCTCAAATAAACAAACCGGATCATCGGTTTGATGCCGGACTGAATTATTTATTCAATCCAAATCATCAATTAGACCTTTCGGGAGGCTTTGGTTTATCGGCAACTTCCCCGGACTATTTTGTTTCTTTGGGCTATTCGTTTCGATTTAAAATCTAA
- a CDS encoding Nramp family divalent metal transporter, translating to MSKSLEEVNQSVSTQNKTTVFRKILAFFGPAYLVSVGYMDPGNWATDIAGGSQFGYALLWVLLMSNLMALLLQSLSARLGIVTQRDLAQASRETYSPFINYILYFLAEIAIAACDLAEVLGMAIGINLLFDIPLIEGVLITVLDTFLLLFLINKGIRKMEAFIIVLVAIIGFSFIFEMIFAEPEMSKVIYGLIPSMPNEAALYIAIGIIGATVMPHNLYLHSSLVQTRKFSRTHAGIKQAIKYNFIDSAIALNLAFFVNAAILILAAATFYKNGMFEVAEIQDAHKFLAPLLGTKWAPILFAVALIAAGQSSTITGTLAGQIVMEGYLNLRIQPWVRRIITRIIAIVPAVIVILIYGESITGKLLILSQVILSLQLGFAIIPLIHFVSDKSKMRGFHISKITQVAAWIIASIIVSLNAKLVFDEISGWLETSQNPIILWLTVVPLAFGFLILLLYIVFKPFISKAKLDIHNHSPHNMVLKFSESAAHSQKNIAVSVDFSFADEKAINYAFNMGGIDAKYTLIHVVETVGAMIYGKNVDDHETTIDEKLLLEYKQMFREKGFHVKTQLGFGKPNKVIPKIVNKGNFDILVMGTHGHTGMKDLLFGTTVDKLRHKISIPLVIVNN from the coding sequence ATGAGCAAATCTCTCGAAGAGGTAAACCAATCGGTTTCCACACAAAATAAAACCACCGTTTTCAGGAAAATATTAGCCTTTTTTGGTCCCGCATATTTGGTAAGTGTCGGATATATGGATCCGGGAAATTGGGCAACAGATATTGCTGGCGGAAGCCAATTTGGTTACGCATTACTTTGGGTTTTATTAATGAGTAATCTAATGGCGTTGCTTTTGCAAAGTTTAAGCGCCCGTCTGGGAATTGTAACCCAAAGGGATTTGGCGCAAGCTTCGCGGGAAACTTATTCGCCTTTTATCAATTATATTCTTTATTTTCTTGCCGAAATTGCCATTGCAGCTTGTGATTTGGCTGAGGTTTTAGGAATGGCCATAGGGATAAATTTGTTATTTGACATTCCGCTTATTGAAGGGGTTTTAATCACCGTTTTAGATACTTTTTTATTGCTTTTTTTAATCAATAAAGGCATCCGAAAAATGGAAGCTTTTATTATCGTTTTAGTAGCTATTATTGGGTTTTCTTTCATTTTCGAAATGATTTTTGCAGAGCCGGAGATGAGCAAGGTAATTTATGGATTGATTCCATCGATGCCAAATGAAGCCGCACTTTATATCGCCATAGGAATTATCGGAGCAACAGTGATGCCGCATAATTTATACTTGCATTCTTCTTTGGTACAAACCCGAAAATTCTCCCGAACTCACGCCGGAATCAAGCAGGCCATAAAATATAATTTCATAGATTCTGCCATTGCGCTCAATTTAGCTTTTTTTGTAAATGCCGCTATTTTAATTTTGGCCGCAGCCACATTCTATAAAAACGGCATGTTTGAAGTCGCCGAAATACAAGATGCACATAAATTTTTGGCACCACTTTTAGGGACAAAATGGGCGCCAATATTATTTGCTGTAGCTTTAATTGCTGCAGGACAAAGCTCAACAATTACAGGAACTTTGGCTGGGCAAATTGTCATGGAAGGCTACCTTAATTTGCGCATTCAACCTTGGGTTCGTAGAATAATTACCAGAATAATTGCCATAGTTCCCGCCGTTATTGTCATCTTGATTTATGGCGAAAGTATAACCGGAAAACTACTCATTTTAAGTCAGGTTATTTTGAGTTTACAACTGGGATTTGCTATTATTCCACTCATTCATTTTGTGAGTGACAAATCTAAAATGAGAGGATTTCATATTAGTAAAATCACTCAGGTTGCCGCTTGGATTATTGCTTCAATTATAGTTTCGCTCAACGCCAAATTAGTTTTTGATGAAATTTCAGGATGGTTAGAAACGTCTCAAAACCCAATAATTCTTTGGTTAACCGTAGTTCCTTTGGCATTTGGTTTCCTTATTTTGTTGCTTTATATCGTTTTTAAACCGTTTATTTCCAAAGCCAAATTAGACATTCACAACCATTCGCCTCACAACATGGTTTTGAAGTTTTCAGAATCGGCAGCGCATTCCCAAAAGAATATTGCCGTTTCAGTAGATTTTTCTTTTGCTGACGAAAAAGCCATTAATTACGCCTTCAACATGGGCGGAATAGATGCAAAATATACCTTGATTCACGTGGTAGAAACCGTAGGCGCCATGATTTACGGAAAAAATGTAGATGACCATGAAACCACAATCGACGAAAAATTATTGCTCGAATACAAGCAAATGTTCCGCGAAAAAGGCTTTCATGTCAAAACGCAATTGGGTTTTGGAAAACCAAATAAAGTGATTCCAAAAATTGTCAATAAAGGTAATTTCGATATTTTAGTAATGGGAACACACGGCCACACCGGCATGAAAGATTTGCTTTTTGGCACTACAGTCGACAAGTTGCGCCATAAAATTTCAATTCCTTTGGTAATCGTAAATAATTAA
- a CDS encoding metal-dependent transcriptional regulator, with product MTFSEENYLKSIYHLTAVSETEVSTNAIAEMMETKASSVTDMLKKLAEKEFVNYKKYQGVSLTNKGKLAAKMIVRKHRLWEVFLVEKLDFSWDEVHDIAEQLEHIKSEKLINKLDDFLGNPTEDPHGDPIPDANGQMIKIDKQLLSELMQNQTGICVGVKDTSSEFLKYLDKQEIALGSKIEFISKETFDLSLKIKVDGRDLTVSNKIASNLFVKVI from the coding sequence ATGACTTTTTCAGAAGAAAATTATCTTAAATCCATATACCATCTTACCGCAGTTTCCGAAACGGAAGTCAGCACCAATGCGATTGCCGAAATGATGGAAACCAAAGCTTCCTCCGTAACGGATATGCTCAAAAAATTAGCCGAAAAAGAGTTCGTTAATTATAAAAAATATCAAGGCGTTTCCCTTACTAATAAAGGAAAACTTGCCGCCAAAATGATTGTGAGAAAACACCGTTTATGGGAAGTTTTCTTGGTCGAAAAACTAGACTTTTCCTGGGACGAAGTACATGATATTGCCGAACAATTAGAGCACATTAAATCCGAAAAATTAATCAATAAACTCGATGATTTTCTGGGAAATCCCACCGAAGATCCACACGGCGACCCCATTCCCGATGCAAATGGTCAAATGATTAAAATCGATAAACAATTGCTTTCGGAATTGATGCAAAACCAAACCGGAATTTGTGTTGGAGTAAAAGATACGTCTTCAGAATTTTTGAAATATTTAGACAAACAAGAAATAGCTTTGGGCTCAAAAATTGAATTTATATCCAAAGAAACATTCGATTTATCGCTAAAAATAAAAGTAGATGGCCGAGACTTGACCGTTTCTAATAAAATTGCAAGTAATTTATTTGTGAAGGTGATTTAA
- a CDS encoding FeoB-associated Cys-rich membrane protein, whose amino-acid sequence MIQEIIAFGILIFAVAFLIKKYFWKKKSDKNCGDGDCGCN is encoded by the coding sequence ATGATTCAAGAAATTATAGCCTTCGGAATATTAATATTTGCTGTCGCTTTTTTGATTAAAAAGTATTTTTGGAAGAAAAAATCAGACAAGAATTGTGGCGATGGCGATTGCGGTTGCAATTAA
- the feoB gene encoding ferrous iron transport protein B: MSLKNINVALIGNPNVGKTSVFNQLTGLNQQVGNYPGITVEKKIGFCRLPNNIRANILDLPGTYSLNASSIDESVVIELLLNKNDRLYPDVALVVTDVENLKRNLLLFTQIKDLEIPTILVINMADRMKHKGISLDIPYLEEHLKTKIALISSRKGFGIDELRNLIVNYRSISSEPCLNASSIDPEYFNTLRSTFPNQLLYKLWLVITQDVNFLNLERNEIRNSYTKSHSDLKRLQQKETIKRYQFINDVLKVGLKIDASIAKDFRSILDRILTHKIWGYLIFFFILFGIFQSIFEWSKIPMDYIDTAFASLSALAGEKLPAGVLSNLISQGIIPGIGGILIFIPQIAFLFMFISILEESGYMSRVVFLMDKIMRKFGLSGKSVVPLISGTACAIPAIMATRNIENWKERLITILVTPFTTCSARLPVYAIIIALVIPDERIFGIINMQGFTLMLLYLLGFGMAIFSAYILNKILKIKGKTYFIVEMPNYKLPLFKNVGINVIEKTKAFIFGAGKIILAISIVLWFLASYGPGKQFKNAEAIIIEKTKDNPLSETALNNAIASQKLENSYIGLMGKSIEPVISPLGYDWKIGIAIISSFAAREVFVGTLATIYSVGDTDNEDTIKNKMQAEINPKTGEKIFNFASGISLLLFYAFAMQCASTLAITKKETNTWKWPLGQLIFMSGLAYAVALIAYQILK; the protein is encoded by the coding sequence ATGAGCCTCAAAAATATTAATGTCGCTCTTATTGGCAACCCAAATGTTGGGAAAACCTCTGTTTTTAATCAATTGACGGGTTTGAACCAACAAGTGGGAAATTATCCTGGAATTACCGTTGAAAAAAAGATTGGTTTTTGCAGATTACCCAACAATATCAGAGCTAATATTCTTGATTTACCAGGCACTTACAGTTTGAATGCCAGCTCAATCGACGAAAGCGTTGTTATTGAACTTTTGCTGAATAAAAATGACCGTTTATATCCCGATGTAGCTCTTGTTGTTACAGATGTAGAAAATCTAAAACGTAATTTACTGCTTTTTACACAGATAAAAGATTTAGAAATCCCTACCATTTTGGTCATTAACATGGCCGACAGAATGAAGCACAAAGGAATTTCCTTAGACATTCCTTACCTTGAAGAACACCTAAAAACTAAGATTGCTCTAATCAGTTCCAGAAAAGGTTTTGGCATTGACGAATTGAGAAATTTAATTGTCAACTACAGGTCCATTTCCAGTGAACCTTGCTTGAATGCTTCAAGTATTGATCCCGAATATTTCAATACGTTGCGCAGTACTTTCCCAAATCAATTGCTTTATAAATTGTGGTTAGTAATTACTCAGGATGTGAATTTCTTGAATTTAGAACGAAATGAAATTCGGAATTCTTATACCAAATCACATTCTGATTTGAAACGGTTGCAACAAAAAGAAACCATAAAACGCTATCAATTCATCAATGATGTCCTAAAAGTTGGGCTTAAAATAGATGCGTCAATAGCCAAAGATTTCCGTAGTATTTTAGACAGAATCCTTACCCACAAAATTTGGGGTTATCTTATTTTCTTTTTCATCTTGTTTGGGATTTTTCAATCTATATTTGAATGGTCCAAAATTCCGATGGATTATATCGACACCGCTTTTGCTTCCTTAAGTGCGCTTGCCGGCGAAAAATTACCGGCTGGTGTTTTGAGTAATTTAATCTCACAAGGAATCATTCCCGGTATTGGAGGAATTTTGATTTTTATACCACAAATTGCCTTTTTGTTTATGTTTATCTCTATTCTGGAAGAAAGCGGATACATGAGTCGTGTGGTTTTCCTGATGGATAAAATCATGAGAAAATTTGGTTTATCAGGCAAAAGTGTTGTGCCGTTAATCTCCGGAACCGCTTGTGCAATTCCTGCAATTATGGCCACCCGAAACATCGAAAACTGGAAAGAACGACTCATCACCATACTCGTAACACCATTTACAACCTGCTCTGCCAGACTTCCGGTTTACGCCATTATTATTGCTCTTGTTATTCCGGACGAACGTATTTTTGGAATTATCAATATGCAAGGATTCACCCTGATGCTTTTGTATCTTTTGGGTTTTGGAATGGCTATTTTTTCGGCTTATATTTTAAATAAAATATTGAAAATAAAAGGAAAAACCTATTTCATCGTAGAAATGCCCAATTACAAATTACCCCTTTTCAAGAATGTGGGAATCAATGTGATTGAAAAAACCAAAGCTTTTATTTTTGGTGCCGGTAAAATAATTTTGGCCATATCTATCGTTTTATGGTTCTTGGCGTCCTACGGTCCGGGAAAACAATTTAAGAACGCAGAAGCTATAATTATAGAAAAGACAAAAGACAATCCGTTATCTGAAACAGCTTTGAACAATGCGATTGCTTCTCAAAAACTAGAAAATTCCTATATTGGTTTAATGGGAAAATCTATAGAGCCTGTGATTTCTCCTTTAGGCTACGACTGGAAAATTGGTATTGCGATTATCAGTTCATTTGCTGCCAGAGAAGTATTTGTAGGCACTTTGGCAACCATTTACAGCGTGGGCGATACGGATAATGAAGACACTATAAAAAACAAAATGCAAGCTGAAATCAACCCAAAAACGGGTGAAAAGATTTTCAATTTTGCCTCTGGAATTTCACTGCTTTTGTTTTATGCTTTTGCTATGCAATGTGCGAGTACACTCGCCATTACCAAGAAAGAAACCAATACCTGGAAATGGCCGTTGGGACAACTTATTTTTATGAGTGGATTGGCTTACGCAGTAGCCTTAATTGCGTATCAAATTCTAAAATAA
- a CDS encoding FeoA family protein has protein sequence MRTTIHSLKKGEKAIIKDFDIDAIPLKLLEMGCLPGNEVELLQVAPFGDPLYLNINGSHVAIRIETASQIEVEKIKK, from the coding sequence TTGCGAACAACGATACATTCTCTCAAAAAAGGCGAAAAAGCCATCATCAAAGATTTTGATATCGATGCTATTCCATTAAAATTACTTGAAATGGGATGTTTGCCTGGCAATGAAGTCGAATTGCTTCAAGTAGCTCCTTTTGGAGATCCTTTGTATTTGAATATTAATGGCTCACATGTCGCCATTAGAATAGAAACCGCTTCACAAATTGAAGTTGAAAAAATTAAAAAATAA
- a CDS encoding SCO family protein: protein MKSIFVKYRKFFAVLFVFSVITISLFYSALKPAKTLPIYNPSDVNPELVDSTVQYISKYHTIADFSFVNQNGKTITQKDYEGKVYVADFFFTTCGSICPKMTTNLAEVQKAVQNNPNVMLLSHTVFPEIDSIPVLKAYAKKHGVIDSKWNLVTGDKKEIYTMARKSYLAVKLGKPSELYDMVHTENFVLVDQKRRVRGFYDGTKKEDMKQLIEDINFLCAE, encoded by the coding sequence ATGAAATCTATTTTTGTCAAATACCGAAAATTCTTTGCTGTTTTATTCGTGTTTTCGGTCATTACTATTTCCTTATTTTACTCGGCTTTAAAACCTGCAAAAACATTACCTATATATAATCCTTCCGATGTAAATCCGGAATTAGTGGATAGCACCGTACAATACATCAGTAAATACCATACCATTGCTGATTTTTCATTCGTGAATCAAAACGGGAAAACAATTACTCAAAAAGACTATGAAGGCAAAGTATATGTGGCTGATTTTTTCTTCACAACTTGCGGTTCTATTTGTCCAAAAATGACCACTAACCTTGCCGAAGTTCAAAAAGCAGTTCAAAACAATCCGAACGTAATGCTGCTTTCCCACACCGTTTTTCCTGAAATTGACAGTATTCCTGTTTTGAAAGCTTACGCCAAAAAACACGGCGTAATTGACAGCAAATGGAATTTAGTCACCGGAGATAAAAAAGAAATTTACACGATGGCGAGAAAATCCTATTTGGCCGTAAAACTCGGAAAACCTTCTGAATTGTATGATATGGTTCATACCGAAAATTTTGTTTTAGTAGATCAAAAAAGACGTGTTCGTGGTTTTTATGACGGAACCAAAAAAGAAGACATGAAACAATTGATCGAAGACATTAATTTTTTGTGTGCCGAATAA
- a CDS encoding M13 family metallopeptidase, producing MKKLFAKRFIFVIPAIVWLSDSQAQTVVKPTEPGINVTFMDKSVKPNTDFFRFVNGTWLNQTEIPNDRTSWGSFNELLKKTDKDALTILKEAANNPVYKSNTDQGKAVNLFKSILDTVARNKEGIAPLKPYLAKIDKVKTIQDVQSLLIEMEPIGGIGFFGLYIGADDKNSDKNAVNLGVGRLGLSDKDYYSSEDKDSKEKKAKYELHIAKMLGFIGESPAVAKANASRIIALETALSNPRLDRVESRDSRLQYNPMTVADLQKITPAINWNAYFSGIGLPKLDTIIVSQPRYMKALQTIFTENKVADWKAYMRWTLLNASTGKLSTDIEAANFDFYGKTLTGAIKQRPREDKALQTVNNTIGEALGKLYVEKMFPAEAKAKAEKMIKNVVLAYQNRINNLTWMSPETKVKAIEKLNKITIKIGYPDKWKDYSALVITSPSEGGSYYKNMQNLSRWTFQEDLDKLSKPVDKTEWGMSPQTVNAYYNPSYNEIVFPAAILQPPFYNYNADEAVNYGGIGAVIGHEISHGFDDSGARYNADGNLVDWWTADDLKQFTVLGTALANQYSALEPLPGIHVDGKFTLGENIGDLGGVNAAYDGLQLYLKENGNPGLIDGYTPEQRFFISWATVWRTKMRDEAIKNQVKTDPHSPGMYRAYVPVQNIDAFYNAFDIKSGDGMYIAPEKRVKIW from the coding sequence ATGAAAAAATTATTTGCTAAACGCTTTATTTTTGTGATTCCTGCAATTGTTTGGTTGTCGGACAGTCAGGCGCAAACCGTTGTAAAACCAACAGAACCGGGGATTAATGTTACATTTATGGATAAAAGTGTAAAGCCCAATACTGATTTCTTCCGTTTTGTAAATGGAACCTGGTTGAATCAAACGGAAATACCAAATGATCGAACTTCTTGGGGAAGTTTTAATGAGTTATTGAAAAAAACCGATAAAGATGCGTTAACCATCTTGAAAGAAGCGGCAAATAATCCTGTTTATAAATCGAATACCGATCAAGGAAAAGCGGTTAATCTTTTTAAATCGATTTTAGATACGGTTGCCAGAAATAAAGAAGGAATTGCGCCATTAAAACCGTATTTAGCCAAAATTGATAAGGTAAAAACCATTCAGGATGTACAATCACTTTTGATAGAAATGGAACCTATCGGCGGGATTGGATTTTTTGGTCTGTACATTGGAGCCGATGATAAAAACAGCGATAAAAACGCTGTGAATTTAGGCGTTGGAAGATTGGGTTTGTCTGATAAAGATTATTATTCTTCAGAGGATAAAGATTCTAAAGAAAAGAAGGCTAAATATGAACTTCATATCGCTAAAATGTTAGGGTTTATTGGCGAAAGTCCAGCTGTAGCAAAAGCAAATGCAAGTAGAATAATAGCATTAGAAACCGCACTTTCTAACCCAAGATTAGACCGTGTGGAAAGTAGAGACAGCCGTTTGCAATACAACCCAATGACGGTTGCCGATTTACAAAAAATAACGCCGGCGATTAATTGGAATGCTTATTTTTCCGGAATTGGGCTCCCAAAATTAGATACAATTATTGTTTCTCAACCGCGATACATGAAGGCTTTGCAAACTATTTTTACAGAAAATAAAGTTGCCGATTGGAAAGCCTATATGCGTTGGACTTTGTTAAACGCATCCACAGGAAAATTATCCACGGATATCGAAGCCGCTAATTTTGATTTTTACGGTAAAACTTTAACTGGCGCCATTAAACAAAGACCCAGAGAAGATAAAGCGCTGCAAACCGTAAATAATACTATCGGAGAAGCTTTAGGGAAATTATATGTAGAAAAAATGTTTCCGGCTGAAGCCAAAGCCAAAGCGGAAAAAATGATCAAAAATGTAGTTTTGGCCTATCAAAACAGAATTAATAATCTGACTTGGATGTCGCCTGAAACGAAAGTAAAAGCGATTGAAAAATTAAATAAAATCACCATTAAAATTGGTTATCCTGATAAATGGAAAGACTATTCTGCTTTAGTAATCACCAGTCCGTCAGAAGGAGGAAGTTATTACAAAAACATGCAGAACCTTTCCCGTTGGACATTCCAGGAAGATTTAGACAAACTTTCTAAACCAGTTGATAAAACCGAATGGGGAATGTCGCCACAAACGGTGAATGCCTATTACAATCCTTCGTATAACGAAATTGTATTTCCGGCAGCAATTTTACAACCGCCTTTTTACAATTATAATGCGGACGAAGCTGTAAATTATGGCGGAATCGGAGCCGTAATTGGTCACGAAATTTCTCATGGATTTGATGATTCCGGAGCACGTTACAATGCCGATGGAAACTTGGTAGATTGGTGGACTGCCGATGATTTAAAACAATTTACAGTGCTTGGAACAGCTCTTGCAAATCAATACAGCGCATTAGAGCCTTTGCCGGGGATTCATGTAGACGGGAAATTTACACTTGGAGAAAATATTGGCGATTTAGGTGGTGTTAATGCTGCTTACGACGGTTTGCAATTGTATTTAAAAGAAAACGGAAATCCAGGATTAATAGATGGTTATACGCCAGAACAGCGATTCTTTATTTCTTGGGCAACCGTTTGGAGAACTAAAATGCGTGACGAAGCAATTAAAAATCAAGTAAAAACCGATCCACATTCTCCGGGAATGTATCGTGCTTATGTGCCGGTGCAAAACATTGATGCTTTCTATAATGCATTTGATATAAAATCAGGTGACGGAATGTACATTGCACCAGAGAAAAGAGTAAAAATTTGGTAA
- a CDS encoding c-type cytochrome produces MKKIVYVLSVLAFISCKKESEESFGKPTETSEPTEKTTAEIKTPEALGKEIFEGKGTCIACHKTDAKLIGPSLQDIAKIYKEKNGDMISFLKGEGEALVDPTQYEVMKANFAITKTMSEEELKALEAYVYSSLK; encoded by the coding sequence ATGAAAAAAATTGTATACGTATTATCCGTTTTAGCATTTATTTCCTGTAAAAAAGAAAGCGAAGAATCTTTTGGAAAACCAACCGAAACTTCAGAACCAACCGAAAAAACTACTGCCGAAATAAAAACTCCGGAAGCATTAGGAAAAGAAATTTTTGAAGGAAAAGGAACGTGCATTGCTTGTCACAAAACAGATGCAAAACTTATTGGCCCAAGCCTGCAAGATATTGCCAAAATCTACAAAGAGAAAAACGGAGATATGATTTCGTTCTTAAAAGGCGAAGGAGAAGCATTAGTCGATCCTACTCAATATGAAGTAATGAAAGCTAATTTTGCCATCACAAAAACGATGTCTGAGGAAGAATTGAAAGCTTTGGAAGCTTATGTTTACTCTAGTTTGAAATAA